One window of Coriobacteriia bacterium genomic DNA carries:
- the miaB gene encoding tRNA (N6-isopentenyl adenosine(37)-C2)-methylthiotransferase MiaB codes for MKTYFIQTFGCQMNKHDSERVSGLLENRGLSRVETPNEANVVVFMTCCVREKADERLMGQVASLKALKTAGNDVLIAVGGCIGQRDGVKLIEQMGHIDVVFGTQNIESLPMLLEAAHDSQSPQVQLLDESDNFASDLPTIRERSYHAWLPITVGCDNFCTYCVVPYVRGRERSRKMDDIVAEAKKLVEDGVVEITLLGQNVNSYGRDLYGAPRFSEILSRVADTGIKRISFATSHPKDLTDETIEVMASTPACMNYLHLPFQSGSDAILTAMNRIYTRDDYLKLIEKVYDAMPDIALSTDVIVGFPGETEQDFEDTLSLVRACKFDQAFTFIYSPREGTPAATMANQVPAEVAQKRFQRLVEEIQASAFSKNQRLLDTVQEVLVEGPSKRNKAVLTGRSRQSKVVHFPLPEKSDASLLVGKTVNVKIETAQTWFLTGSLADMDNLSK; via the coding sequence ATGAAAACATATTTTATCCAGACTTTCGGTTGCCAAATGAACAAGCATGACTCCGAGCGTGTCTCAGGCCTTCTTGAGAACAGGGGACTTTCCCGCGTCGAGACTCCCAACGAGGCCAACGTCGTAGTATTTATGACTTGTTGCGTGCGCGAAAAGGCTGACGAGCGTCTGATGGGGCAAGTCGCTTCCTTAAAGGCATTGAAGACGGCCGGCAACGACGTGTTGATTGCCGTAGGCGGCTGCATCGGGCAGCGTGACGGCGTGAAATTAATCGAGCAAATGGGACACATTGACGTTGTGTTCGGAACTCAAAACATTGAAAGTCTGCCCATGCTCCTCGAGGCCGCGCATGATTCTCAATCTCCTCAAGTACAACTACTCGATGAATCGGATAATTTTGCCAGCGACCTGCCTACGATTCGCGAACGCTCTTATCACGCATGGCTTCCGATCACCGTCGGATGTGATAACTTTTGCACCTACTGTGTAGTGCCGTATGTTCGCGGTAGAGAACGTTCACGGAAGATGGACGATATCGTTGCAGAAGCAAAAAAACTTGTTGAAGACGGTGTCGTTGAGATCACGCTGCTCGGACAAAATGTGAACAGTTACGGTCGCGACCTCTACGGTGCACCTCGTTTTTCAGAGATACTCAGCAGGGTTGCCGACACCGGAATCAAAAGAATCAGTTTCGCCACGAGCCATCCGAAAGATTTGACGGATGAAACCATCGAGGTCATGGCCTCCACGCCGGCGTGTATGAACTATTTGCACCTTCCGTTTCAAAGTGGTTCCGACGCGATATTAACAGCCATGAACCGCATCTATACACGTGACGATTACTTGAAATTGATCGAAAAAGTATATGATGCCATGCCTGACATAGCACTTTCAACCGACGTAATCGTCGGATTCCCCGGAGAGACGGAGCAAGACTTCGAGGATACGCTTTCTTTGGTACGCGCATGCAAGTTCGATCAGGCTTTCACCTTCATCTATAGCCCTCGTGAGGGGACTCCCGCCGCAACGATGGCAAACCAAGTTCCCGCCGAAGTTGCACAGAAAAGGTTCCAACGACTCGTCGAGGAAATTCAAGCGAGTGCTTTCTCAAAAAATCAAAGACTTCTCGATACCGTACAAGAAGTTCTCGTAGAAGGTCCGTCAAAACGTAATAAAGCGGTTTTGACGGGACGTTCCCGCCAATCGAAAGTCGTCCATTTTCCTCTGCCTGAAAAGTCGGACGCATCTCTGCTGGTCGGCAAAACCGTAAACGTTAAAATTGAGACTGCCCAAACGTGGTTTCTGACCGGAAGCCTAGCGGACATGGACAATTTATCGAAATAG
- a CDS encoding ATP-binding protein has protein sequence MTENISDSSLLSFVEQVSGDTFLKVEENLGQGFVRLKTSEAERRQAKHDIRAVEDIIVELLRNSRDAGCSRIFVATNTEGDFRHITVLDDGVGVPENMQSLIFEPRVTSKLETMVIDEWGVHGRGMALFSISQNVETCELMASMDKGGTSLSIKSDTSKLKERADQSRWPKVRRIKENDFEVESGPKNLIRNVVEFALANKKIDVYFGSPSEMLATLYALGSKQYKSYADAIAQTRDIDTISLWMRPARSEEPSDIRSCASGLGLDVSLRNCYRIFNGEIGKVPTVFEKVSNSFDPIVKSTDIFKDPRGLKIHSSDMRSFQIDLEKAFDTLAQKYFLSLNDEVKVKIAKDCVHVTFNYAKEQ, from the coding sequence ACTTTTTTGAAAGTCGAGGAAAATCTCGGACAAGGATTCGTACGCCTAAAGACCTCGGAAGCCGAGCGCAGACAAGCAAAGCATGACATTCGCGCAGTTGAAGATATTATCGTCGAGCTTCTCAGAAATTCTCGTGATGCCGGTTGTTCTCGGATATTCGTGGCAACGAATACCGAGGGCGACTTTCGTCATATCACCGTTCTCGATGACGGCGTCGGGGTTCCCGAAAACATGCAATCCCTTATTTTCGAACCAAGGGTAACAAGCAAGTTGGAAACCATGGTGATCGATGAGTGGGGAGTGCACGGTCGAGGAATGGCCTTGTTCTCCATCAGTCAAAACGTCGAAACCTGCGAGTTGATGGCCTCGATGGACAAGGGCGGAACTTCGCTTTCGATAAAGAGTGATACATCCAAGTTGAAGGAGCGGGCTGATCAGTCGCGATGGCCCAAAGTTCGAAGAATTAAAGAAAATGATTTCGAAGTCGAATCGGGACCCAAGAATCTTATAAGAAATGTCGTTGAATTTGCCTTGGCGAATAAAAAAATCGATGTTTACTTCGGTAGTCCTTCAGAAATGTTGGCCACCCTTTATGCCCTTGGATCCAAACAATACAAAAGCTATGCCGATGCGATAGCTCAGACGCGAGACATCGACACCATCTCTCTTTGGATGCGCCCGGCGCGTTCGGAAGAACCGAGCGATATCCGCTCTTGTGCTTCGGGGCTGGGGCTGGATGTCTCACTTCGCAATTGCTATCGAATTTTCAACGGTGAAATCGGGAAAGTCCCCACTGTGTTCGAGAAGGTTTCCAACAGCTTCGATCCAATTGTCAAGTCAACAGACATATTCAAAGATCCACGCGGTTTGAAAATCCATTCTTCGGACATGCGTTCTTTTCAAATCGACTTGGAAAAAGCATTCGATACCTTGGCACAAAAATATTTTCTATCGCTTAACGATGAAGTCAAAGTTAAAATCGCCAAAGATTGTGTGCACGTGACCTTCAATTACGCCAAGGAACAGTAG